CTTCTCATAATCCCCCTAAAAGTGCAAGCACATGCATGCACTTGCTTGCACTTTTATTTCATGATAATATTGTGAAAAGAAGAGGTGAAAAATCTGTATGGCAAAGAAAAAAGATACATTAGTCAATCGGACACGATTGTCGAATTCAATTCGAAATGACTTAAACGATGCATTCAACCAGCTAACAAAAGATACAAACATTACTAAATCTAAATTGTTGGATCAAGCAATCGAACTCTTGTTGA
This genomic window from Sporosarcina sp. FSL K6-1508 contains:
- a CDS encoding ribbon-helix-helix domain-containing protein; this translates as MAKKKDTLVNRTRLSNSIRNDLNDAFNQLTKDTNITKSKLLDQAIELLLKEHNRPIHKD